In Campylobacter sp. MIT 12-8780, the genomic stretch AGCTGGAGTTGAGCCGGTAATGGGTTTTTGCACCCCAGCTGAGCATAAGCATTTTTTAAGAGAAGTGCCTTTGTTTGAGGAAATGCTTGTTAATAGTGGTATTATTTTGTTTAAATTTTATTTTTCAGTGTCTAAAGAAGAGCAAAAAAAACGTTTTGATAGTCGCAGAAAAGACCCTTTAAAGCAGTATAAACTCTCTTCAGTAGATGAAAAATCCCAGCAACTTTGGGATAAATACACCGTCGCAAAATACTCAATGCTTCTTGCTTCAAACACACCAAAAAGCCCTTGGACTATCATAGGTTCAGACAATAAGAAAAAAGCAAGATTAAATGTCTTTAGAACCATACTCAATAAAGTTGATTATACCGGCAAAAGCAAGGATATAAAGCCTGTAGATCAAGACTTAGTGCGAAGCGGAGAAGATGAAATTCGCAAAATGGAAGCTAATCTCAACAGAAGCGATGAAAAATTTGAAAAA encodes the following:
- the ppk2 gene encoding polyphosphate kinase 2; the protein is MPKDQKVQDDTKDEYVSIKVKKSTLKYEKELKALQIELLKFQNFVKDKGLKVLILTEGRDAAGKGGSIKRLTEHLNPRGCRVVALEKPSDVERTQWYFQRYVSHLPAAGEIVIFDRSWYNRAGVEPVMGFCTPAEHKHFLREVPLFEEMLVNSGIILFKFYFSVSKEEQKKRFDSRRKDPLKQYKLSSVDEKSQQLWDKYTVAKYSMLLASNTPKSPWTIIGSDNKKKARLNVFRTILNKVDYTGKSKDIKPVDQDLVRSGEDEIRKMEANLNRSDEKFEKLDQK